The Megalobrama amblycephala isolate DHTTF-2021 linkage group LG13, ASM1881202v1, whole genome shotgun sequence genome contains a region encoding:
- the oxr1a gene encoding oxidation resistance protein 1a isoform X6 has protein sequence MACCRSAEGRLNVADSEIMFSKRVKDGKPLTPKYTYVVSWTEYHRRIDALNSEDLRSLCKRLQITTREDVNSKHGTSITASLEPETFKPNLNEPSDLLEAEKIEKLAKHLPPRTIGYHWNLAYSTSKHGMSIKSLYRAMQDQESPMLLVIKDSDGQIFGALASEPFKVSEGFYGTGETFLFTFYPEFEAYKWTGDNLFFIKGDMDSLAFGGGSGEFGLWLDGDLYHGRSHSCKTFGNPMLSMKEDFFVQDIEIWSFE, from the exons atGGCATGTTGTCGGTCGGCCGAAGGAAGGCTGAATGTGGCAGATAGTGAGATCATGTTCTCGAAGCGGGTGAAGGATGGAAAACCACTGACTCCTAAGTACACTTAT GTAGTGTCATGGACTGAGTACCACCGCCGGATCGATGCGTTAAACAGTGAAGATCTGCGCTCCCTATGCAAACGCCTCCAG ATCACAACAAGGGAGGACGTGAACTCCAAACATGGCACGTCCATCACCGCCAGCCTGGAGCCGGAGACTTTCAAGCCCAACCTGAACGAACCCAGTGACCTTCTGGAGGCAGAGAAGATCGAGAAG CTGGCGAAACATCTCCCGCCTAGAACCATCGGTTACCACTGGAATCTGGCCTACAGTACATCTAAACATGGCATGAGCATTAAGTCGCTGTACCGGGCGATGCAGGATCAGGAATCACCCATGCTGCTGGTCATCAAAGACAGTGACGGACAG ATATTTGGGGCTTTGGCCTCAGAACCCTTCAAAGTTAGCGAGGGTTTCTACGGCACAGGAGAGACTTTCCTGTTCACCTTCTATCCAGAGTTTGAG GCGTACAAATGGACTGGTGATAATCTGTTCTTCATTAAAGGAGACATGGACTCTTTAGCCTTTGGTGGAGGAAG TGGTGAATTCGGGCTTTGGCTGGACGGGGATCTTTATCACGGCAGGAGTCATTCATGCAAAACCTTCGGGAATCCCATGCTCTCCATGAAGGAGGATTTCTTCGTGCAGGATATTGAGATCTGGTCGTTCGAGTAG
- the sqlea gene encoding squalene monooxygenase, with protein MWTFLGIASFTYIYKKCDALVSYAPRELIVAALLCVSVGLMFTCLGFRGQTLKAPQFLQMPLKLLSRFSPTKKLFSMSSTDSCSRTSKKRDVKRRRATDSQCDQAEDPEVIIVGAGVLGSAMAAVLARDGRRVTVVERDMKEPDRIVGELLQPGGFLALKELGLEGTVEGLDAHVVNGYVIHDLESRTEVEIPYPQQENSIQGGRAFHHGRFIMGLRRAALAEPNVKFVEGTVTSLEEEDECVTGIQYREKDSGMIKEIHAPLTIVADGCFSKFRKNLVSGKVKVSSHFVGCIMKDSPQFKPNHAELVLADPSPVLIYQISSNETRVLVDVRGEMPRDIMQYMTEKIYPQLPEHLKEPFMLALQNDRLRTMPASFLPPSPVNKQGVLLLGDAYNMRHPLTGGGMSVVLNDVRIWRDLLKNIPDLYDNTAVLQAKKKFHWERKSSHSFVVNILAQALYELFAATDNSLHQLRKACFHYFKLGGECINGPIGLLSVLSPRPLTLIGHFFAVALYAIYFSFKSESWLTIPRALVNSGAIMYRACAVMFPLIYSELQYLVY; from the exons ATGTGGACCTTTCTTGGCATCGCAAGTTTTACTTATATCTATAAGAAATGTGATGCTCTGGTGAGTTATGCGCCCAGAGAGCTGATAGTGGCCGCGCTGCTGTGCGTGTCCGTGGGGCTGATGTTCACGTGTCTCGGGTTCCGCGGACAGACCCTCAAAGCGCCTCAGTTTCTCCAGATGCCTCTCAAACTCTTGAGTAGATTCTCTCCGACCAAAAAACTCTTCTCCATGTCTAGTACAGACAGCTGTAGTCGAACTTCTAAGAAG AGAGATGTAAAGCGAAGGAGGGCAACAGACAGTCAGTGCGATCAGGCAGAGGATCCCGAGGTCATTATAGTGGGTGCTGGTGTTCTGGGATCAGCCATGGCCGCTGTCCTGGCCCGGGATGGCCGGAGAGTCACGGTGGTGGAGAGGGACATGAAAGAACCAGATCGGATAGTGGGAGAACTTCTGCAGCCGGGAGGATTTCTGGCACTCAAAGAACTCGGCCTGGAGG GTACTGTTGAAGGTCTGGACGCCCATGTGGTGAATGGATATGTGATCCATGACCTGGAGAGCAGGACGGAGGTGGAGATCCCGTATCCCCAGCAGGAGAACAGCATTCAGGGTGGACGAGCCTTCCACCATGGACGCTTTATCATGGGACTGCGTCGAGCTGCCCTCGCTGAGCCCAA TGTGAAGTTCGTGGAGGGAACGGTGACCAGCCTGGAGGAAGAAGATGAGTGTGTGACAGGAATTCAGTACAGGGAGAAAGACTCTGGGATGATCAAG gagATCCACGCTCCTCTGACCATAGTCGCTGACGGCTGTTTCTCCAAGTTCCGTAAGAATCTGGTTTCTGGGAAAGTTAAAGTGTCGTCTCATTTTGTTGGATGCATAATGAAG GACTCTCCTCAGTTCAAGCCCAATCATGCAGAGCTGGTTCTAGCTGATCCCAGTCCAGTGCTGATCTATCAGATCTCCTCCAATGAGACTCGGGTTCTGGTGGATGTCAGAGGAGAGATGCCCCGAGACATTATGCAGTACATGACAGAAAAAATCTACCCCCAACTGCCAG AGCACTTGAAGGAGCCGTTCATGTTGGCATTGCAGAATGATCGCTTGAGAACGATGCCTGCCAGCTTCCTGCCACCCTCACCAGTCAATAAACAAG GAGTTCTGCTCTTGGGAGACGCGTATAACATGCGTCATCCTCTGACCGGTGGCGGGATGAGCGTTGTGCTGAATGACGTCCGCATCTGGAGAGACCTGCTAAAGAACATCCCTGATCTCTATGACAATACAGCTGTGCTCCAG GCAAAGAAAAAATTCCACTGGGAGCGGAAATCATCTCACTCATTTGTAGTGAACATCTTGGCTCAAGCGCTGTACGAGCTGTTTGCTGCGACCGACA aTTCACTGCATCAGTTGAGAAAAGCCTGTTTCCACTATTTCAAACTTGGTGGAGAATGTATCAATGGACCGATCGGCCTTCTATCCGT ATTGTCGCCGAGACCCTTGACTCTAATCGGTCACTTTTTCGCGGTGGCCTTGTACGCCATTTACTTCAGCTTCAAATCCGAATCCTGGCTCACAATTCCACGAGCGCTGGTCAATAGCGGAGCCATCATGTACAGAGCCTGTGCCGTGATGTTTCCTCTCATTTACTCGGAGTTACAATACCTGGTTTACTAG